A genomic segment from uncultured Alistipes sp. encodes:
- a CDS encoding S-adenosylmethionine:tRNA ribosyltransferase-isomerase, with amino-acid sequence MERHIDINRFDYALPDERIAKFPLAERSASKLLVYRGGEITERRFADIGDVLPAGELLVFNNTKVIRARIIMHKPSGARIEVFCLEPHAPADYERAFAVVETCEWSCIVGNRKKWKEGYVEINFESGGRDEYLRAWIVEDRGRECTVRFEWTAPMTFGQLLEHLGRIPIPPYLNRESEEIDNTRYQTVYSKFEGSVAAPTAGLHFTSELIESMRGRGFEFEEVTLHVGAGTFLPVKDEDAAKHPMHTEHFEVRRGTVARLLERWGHITAVGTTSVRTLESLTALGWRIRTAGTPDAGCVVGQWELYGIPSEYTGREALADLLEYLDREGLDRLKASTQIMITPLGYEFRIVHNIVTNFHQPKSTLLLLVSAFVGEDWHRIYDYALGHGFRFLSYGDSSVLMR; translated from the coding sequence ATGGAACGACATATCGATATAAACCGGTTCGATTACGCGCTTCCCGACGAGCGGATCGCCAAATTCCCGCTCGCCGAACGCAGTGCCTCGAAACTTCTCGTCTACCGCGGGGGCGAAATCACCGAACGCCGTTTCGCCGATATCGGCGACGTGCTGCCTGCGGGCGAGCTGCTCGTCTTCAACAATACGAAGGTGATCCGTGCGCGGATCATCATGCACAAGCCCTCCGGGGCGCGCATCGAGGTCTTCTGCCTCGAACCGCACGCCCCGGCCGACTACGAGCGCGCCTTTGCCGTGGTCGAGACGTGCGAGTGGTCGTGCATCGTGGGCAACCGCAAGAAGTGGAAGGAGGGGTATGTCGAGATCAACTTCGAATCGGGCGGCCGGGACGAATACCTCCGGGCCTGGATCGTGGAGGATCGCGGACGCGAGTGTACGGTGCGCTTCGAGTGGACCGCGCCGATGACCTTCGGACAGCTGCTCGAACACCTCGGGCGCATTCCCATCCCGCCCTACCTGAACCGTGAGAGCGAGGAGATCGACAACACCCGCTACCAGACCGTCTATTCGAAGTTCGAGGGTTCGGTGGCGGCTCCCACGGCCGGGCTGCACTTCACGTCCGAGTTGATCGAATCGATGCGGGGGCGCGGCTTCGAATTCGAGGAGGTGACGCTCCACGTCGGGGCCGGGACGTTCCTGCCCGTCAAGGACGAGGATGCCGCGAAACACCCCATGCACACCGAGCACTTCGAGGTGCGCCGCGGGACGGTGGCGCGGCTGCTCGAACGCTGGGGGCACATCACGGCCGTGGGGACCACCTCGGTGCGGACCCTCGAATCGCTCACGGCCCTCGGCTGGCGCATCCGCACGGCGGGGACGCCCGATGCCGGGTGTGTCGTGGGGCAGTGGGAACTTTACGGCATTCCGTCCGAATATACCGGCCGCGAGGCGCTGGCGGATCTGCTTGAATACCTCGACCGCGAGGGCCTCGACCGCCTGAAGGCCTCGACGCAGATCATGATTACGCCGCTGGGCTACGAGTTCCGCATCGTGCACAACATCGTCACCAATTTCCACCAGCCCAAATCGACGCTGCTGCTCCTGGTTTCGGCCTTCGTGGGCGAAGACTGGCACCGCATTTACGACTACGCCCTCGGTCATGGTTTCCGTTTCCTGAGCTACGGCGACTCGTCGGTGCTTATGCGGTAG
- a CDS encoding porin family protein, whose protein sequence is MKKCFMLAAMLLSGITATSAQTFGDMFGSDQKGKITYGVRAGLNISNIGGEYGPDSGDELDLDSRAGFHIGGIVDIPITNGFYVQPGLLFTTRGAKDSFSYSETGYSEEATTKYKPMYLEIPVLASFRADVSRSVNVQVNVGPHFAFGLGGKCKYEYSDSDGNSESNKAPFFGESSESEEHYGMKRFDFGLTFGAGVTIKKHYYVGIAYDLGLVNMAIEKEWGKEAKFHNRNFSIQVGYNF, encoded by the coding sequence ATGAAGAAATGCTTCATGCTGGCCGCAATGCTCCTCTCCGGCATTACGGCAACCTCCGCCCAGACGTTCGGTGACATGTTCGGTTCGGACCAGAAGGGCAAAATCACGTACGGAGTCCGTGCGGGTCTCAACATCTCGAACATCGGCGGCGAGTACGGCCCGGATTCCGGCGACGAACTCGACTTGGACTCCCGGGCAGGCTTCCACATCGGCGGTATCGTGGATATTCCGATCACCAACGGATTCTATGTACAGCCGGGTCTTCTGTTCACGACGCGCGGCGCCAAGGATTCCTTTTCTTACAGTGAGACGGGTTACAGCGAGGAGGCAACCACGAAATACAAGCCGATGTACCTGGAAATTCCGGTGCTGGCTTCGTTCCGTGCGGATGTGAGCCGGTCGGTGAACGTACAGGTGAACGTCGGTCCCCACTTCGCATTCGGACTGGGCGGCAAGTGCAAATATGAGTACAGCGACTCGGACGGCAACAGCGAAAGCAACAAGGCGCCCTTCTTCGGCGAGTCGTCGGAGAGCGAGGAGCATTACGGCATGAAACGTTTCGACTTCGGGTTGACGTTCGGGGCCGGCGTCACAATCAAGAAGCACTATTACGTAGGTATCGCCTACGACCTCGGGCTGGTGAACATGGCCATCGAGAAGGAGTGGGGCAAAGAGGCGAAATTCCACAACCGGAACTTCTCGATCCAGGTGGGCTACAACTTCTGA